From a single Populus trichocarpa isolate Nisqually-1 chromosome 17, P.trichocarpa_v4.1, whole genome shotgun sequence genomic region:
- the LOC7496601 gene encoding proteinaceous RNase P 1, chloroplastic/mitochondrial: protein MLLCRRSTIFVPSFIAKTSPNLFSYFTKKTHALSLFKNSPIHCNHSYLFGKPIKDSNFIGAHDLFVNKKAKFCNLAISGTSRRNEKAVGGNVMSLREKKKARREAPEGVLKFKLDTCSKRGDVVEGLRLYDEARKNGVELNQHHYNVLLYLCSQNGGENVSDLRKQGFEIFQQMIIDKVPPNEATFTNAARLASAMEDPEMAFDLVKQMKGFGILPKLRSYGPPLFGFCKKGMADKAYEVDAHMIEYGVVAEEPELSALLKVSADVNNADKVYELLHRLRTSVRQATESTVGIIEDWFKSKHAAKTGKENWDVRKVKEGVARGGGGWHGQGWLGCGQWRVVRTQMDKEGVCGSCGERLACIDIDPRETEDFAISLSKLALGREVKADFIRFQDWLQRHGPFDAVVDGANLSLINQQTFSFSQLNSVVHRLHDMSPSKKLPLVILHKSRVTGGPAQSPYNKKLLERWKNSGALYVTPAGSNDDWYWLYAAVCYKCLLVTNDEMRDHLFQLLGTSFFPRWKEKHQVRLSVSRSGIALQMPPPYSIVIQESENGSWHVPTTTNDDLETPRQWLCATRPIKS, encoded by the exons ATGCTGCTCTGTAGAAGAAGCACTatttttgttccttcttttaTTGCAAAAACCTCaccaaatcttttttcttactttaCTAAGAAAACCCATGCTCTTTCATTGTTTAAGAACAGCCCAATTCATTGTAATCACAGTTATTTATTTGGAAAACCCataaaagattcaaactttattGGTGCACATGATTTGTTTGtgaataaaaaagctaaattttgcAACTTGGCAATCTCCGGGACATCACGGAGAAATGAGAAAGCTGTTGGTGGTAATGTAATGTCTTtaagggagaaaaagaaagcacGACGAGAGGCACCAGAGGGAGTGCTTAAGTTTAAGCTAGATACGTGTTCAAAGCGTGGTGATGTTGTTGAAGGGCTTAGGTTGTATGATGAGGCGAGGAAAAATGGGGTTGAGCTTAATCAACACCATTATAATGTGTTGCTTTATCTGTGCTCTCAAAATGGAGGTGAAAATGTAAGTGATTTGAGAAAACAGGGTTTCGAGATATTTCAGCAGATGATTATCGATAAAGTTCCTCCCAATGAGGCTACGTTTACAAATGCAGCAAGGTTGGCTTCTGCAATGGAAGATCCAGAAATGGCTTTTGATTTGGTTAAGCAAATGAAGGGTTTTGGTATTCTGCCGAAGTTGAGGTCTTATGGTCCGCCGTTGTTTGGGTTTTGTAAGAAAGGGATGGCTGATAAAGCTTATGAAGTTGATGCACATATGATTGAATATGGGGTTGTGGCTGAAGAGCCTGAGCTTTCTGCTCTTCTGAAAGTTAGTGCTGATGTAAACAATGCTGACAAGGTGTATGAGTTGCTGCATCGGTTGCGAACCTCTGTAAGGCAGGCCACAGAGTCAACTGTAGGGATTATTGAAGATTGGTTTAAGTCCAAACATGCTGCAAAAACTGGAAAGGAGAATTGGGATGTGAGAAAGGTGAAGGAAGGAGTTgcgagaggaggaggaggttggcATGGACAAGGGTGGTTAGGATGTGGGCAGTGGAGAGTGGTCAGGACTCAAATGGACAAGGAGGGTGTTTGTGGTTCTTGTGGTGAGAGGCTTGCTTGTATTGATATTGATCCAAGAGAGACGGAGGACTTTGCTATCTCATTATCTAAGTTGGCTTTGGGAAGAGAGGTTAAGGCTGATTTTATTCGGTTCCAG GATTGGCTTCAGCGGCATGGTCCATTTGATGCAGTTGTAGATGGAGCTAATTTGAGTCTTATCAATCAACAGACTTTCAGCTTCTCCCAG CTTAATTCTGTTGTACATCGATTACACGACATGAGTCCATCCAAGAAATTGCCACTCGTTATTTTGCATAAAAGTCGTGTAACTGGGGGTCCAGCTCAGAGTCCTTATAACAAGAAGTTGTTAGAGAGGTGGAAAAATTCTGGTGCTCTTTATGTTACTCCGGCTGGTTCCAATGATGATTG GTACTGGTTATATGCTGCTGTTTGCTATAAGTGTTTGTTGGTGACAAATGATGAAATGAGGGACCACTTGTTCCAGTTGCTAGGGACTTCCTTTTTTCCAAGATGGAAGGAAAAGCATCAG GTTCGACTCTCAGTATCGCGATCTGGAATTGCTTTGCAGATGCCTCCCCCTTACTCAATTGTTATTCAG GAGTCAGAAAATGGTAGTTGGCATGTTCCGACAACCACAAATGATGATCTTGAGACCCCAAGGCAGTGGTTATGTGCCACCCGACCCATCAAATCATGA
- the LOC18106485 gene encoding protein REVEILLE 1, whose protein sequence is MAIQDQCGGTRSNLVLPAGNGILPSATLQKATDHQLKEQFSCGSDYSPKARKPYTITKQRERWTEEEHKKFLDALKLYGRAWRRIEEHLGTKTAVQIRSHAQKFFSKVARESGGSNTSSEEPIEIPPPRPKRKPMHPYPRKLAHPLERDLLILENPLRSSSPNFSISEQENQSPTSVLSAVGSDALGSTDSDMPSHSLSPVSSAGGVRHVDSSPEDNGSPSPPTASSAPDEQFPKVQKLDSFPKENVSSEEPITLKLFGRTLLVTECHKPSYPNMGTSKLSLPDATEEKLVQPLTLNITAAKLQSRNEESTWSPLPHGSHGALYQIQFKKENSSPTENDSAALMPWWGSYEGMPFPFIPFHKHEPAVENLDSNGDEVQDKEIHKEVSWTGSNSGSVNEGENVDKIMDAETESHQFSYEEKEPSPFLELKPKKKSASSGSKAFNEKCTKGFVPYKKRTAERDSQSSTITGEEREEQRIRLCL, encoded by the exons ATGGCTATTCAG GATCAGTGTGGAGGGACTCGATCAAATCTGGTTCTCCCAGCAGGCAATGGAATTTTACCGAGTGCTACACTACAGAAGGCAACTGACCACCAACTAAAGGAGCAGTTCTCTTGTGGGAGTGATTACTCTCCCAAG GCGAGGAAACCTTACACAATTACgaaacaaagagagagatggACAGAGGAAGAGCATAAGAAGTTCCTTGATGCTCTAAAGCTTTACGGCCGTGCTTGGAGACGGATTGAAG AGCATTTAGGCACAAAGACTGCAGTTCAGATTCGAAGCCATGCTCAGAAATTCTTCTCTAAG GTTGCGCGTGAATCTGGTGGCAGCAACACTAGCTCAGAGGAACCAATTGAAATTCCTCCTCccagaccaaaaagaaaacCTATGCATCCTTACCCTCGCAAATTGGCACATCCGCTGGAAAGAGATCTTCTAATTCTTGAGAATCCGCTAAGGTCTTCATCTCCAAATTTTTCCATTTCAGAACAAGAAAACCAATCTCCTACATCGGTATTGTCTGCGGTTGGTTCAGATGCCCTTGGTTCCACTGACTCAGACATGCCAAGCCATAGCTTATCACCAGTTTCATCTGCTGGTGGTGTGCGTCATGTTGATTCGTCACCTGAAGACAATGGATCTCCATCACCACCAACTGCTAGCTCAGCTCCTGACGAGCAATTTCCCAAG GTCCAGAAACTTGACTCATTTCCCAAAGAAAATGTCTCTTCTGAAGAACCCATTACTCTCAAGCTCTTTGGAAGGACACTATTAGTCACAGAATGCCATAAACCATCTTATCCAAACATGGGGACTTCTAAATTGTCGCTGCCAGATGCCACTGAAGAGAAACTTGTGCAACCATTAACACTGAACATCACAGCTGCAAAATTGCAGTCCAGGAATGAGGAATCCACTTGGAGCCCGCTGCCTCATGGATCTCATGGAGCATTATatcaaatacaatttaaaaaggaaaactcaAGTCCCACAGAAAACGACTCTGCTGCTCTAATGCCTTGGTGGGGTTCTTATGAAGGCATGCCATTTCCTTTCATACCATTTCACAAGCATGAGCCTGCGGTGGAAAATTTAGATTCAAATGGAGATGAAGTCCAAGATAAAGAGATTCACAAGGAAGTATCTTGGACTGGTTCCAACTCCGGATCAGTGAATGAAGGGGAAAATGTTGATAAAATTATGGATGCTGAGACTGAAAGTCACCAATTTTCTTACGAGGAAAAAGAGCCATCTCCATTTTTGGAGCTTAAGCCAAAGAAGAAATCAGCCTCATCTGGATCAAAAGCATTCAATGAAAAGTGCACGAAAGGGTTTGTGCCTTATAAGAAACGGACTGCAGAAAGAGACAGTCAATCCTCAACAATAACCGGCGAAGAGAGGGAAGAGCAAAGAATCCGCCTTTGCCTGTAG